A single window of Achromobacter xylosoxidans DNA harbors:
- a CDS encoding ABC transporter substrate-binding protein, producing the protein MSTSPHFTTRRRVLAATGALAGVTLIGGRVAFAQPKLGRVVYGQGSIDPFFAAGYVALKKGYFGEAGLEVEYLNSQSGPRTNQLLAAGQIVFGATAATAAPALTLAGKPATLVFGFDRKLTYANVIVRREDFDSGKIKSLKDLAGKRVGATQPQSSTWLMALYLMQKAGVADKVDIRPLGDLATMLGALKTGSVAASMATMSMMEQARQEGWGVPIFDATTEASWNEFMGGDVPGIAALTLQDTIQKRPETVQAFVTGLVKAQDFITAHSAAEIADAIYDDYLNAFPRAAIEKTLGVYKETVFLEDNLISQDAYDRMTAIMGDGRQFSNDEIKTVPYAKCVDMSFVRKARGL; encoded by the coding sequence ATGAGCACGAGCCCCCACTTCACCACCCGCCGCCGCGTGCTGGCCGCTACCGGGGCGCTGGCCGGCGTCACCCTGATCGGCGGCCGCGTCGCCTTCGCGCAGCCCAAGCTGGGCCGCGTGGTCTACGGGCAGGGCAGCATCGACCCGTTCTTCGCGGCCGGCTACGTGGCGCTCAAAAAGGGCTATTTCGGCGAAGCGGGGCTGGAGGTCGAGTACCTGAATTCGCAGAGCGGCCCGCGCACCAACCAGTTGCTGGCGGCCGGCCAGATCGTCTTCGGCGCCACCGCGGCCACCGCCGCGCCGGCCCTGACGCTGGCCGGCAAGCCGGCCACGCTGGTATTCGGCTTCGACCGCAAGCTGACCTACGCCAACGTCATCGTGCGGCGCGAGGACTTCGACAGCGGCAAGATCAAGTCGCTCAAGGACCTGGCCGGCAAGCGCGTGGGCGCGACCCAGCCGCAGTCCAGCACCTGGCTGATGGCGCTGTACCTGATGCAGAAGGCCGGCGTGGCCGACAAGGTCGACATCCGCCCCCTGGGCGACCTGGCCACCATGCTGGGCGCGCTCAAGACCGGCTCGGTGGCCGCCAGCATGGCCACCATGTCGATGATGGAGCAGGCCCGGCAGGAAGGCTGGGGCGTGCCGATCTTCGACGCCACCACCGAGGCCTCGTGGAACGAATTCATGGGCGGCGACGTGCCGGGCATCGCCGCGTTGACGCTGCAGGACACCATCCAGAAACGGCCGGAGACCGTGCAGGCCTTCGTCACCGGCCTGGTGAAGGCACAGGACTTCATCACGGCCCACAGCGCCGCCGAGATCGCCGACGCGATCTACGACGACTATCTGAACGCCTTCCCGCGCGCCGCCATCGAGAAGACGCTGGGCGTGTACAAGGAAACCGTGTTCCTGGAGGACAACCTGATTTCCCAGGACGCCTACGACCGCATGACCGCGATCATGGGCGACGGCCGCCAGTTCTCGAACGACGAGATCAAGACGGTGCCCTACGCCAAGTGCGTCGACATGAGCTTCGTGCGCAAAGCGCGAGGGCTGTGA